The following coding sequences lie in one Chanos chanos chromosome 4, fChaCha1.1, whole genome shotgun sequence genomic window:
- the adarb1a gene encoding double-stranded RNA-specific editase 1a isoform X2, translating into MDGDEEGTMSSSSTDVKENCNLDNVFSKEGMGEGAQIPNGGAGVGRKRPLEEGNNGHSHAKFRSKKRKKTPGPVLPKNALMQLNEIKPGLQYKLLSQTGPVHAPVFVMTVEVNGQLFEGSGPTKKKAKLNAAEKALRSFVQFPNASEAHLAMGRTLTVNTDFTSDQADFPDMLFNGFETPAPPEDAFYLGTNGNGSFCSLGEYPLPSTPCANSLAQMPLPMPPSPFISPGNGKNPVMILNELRPGLKYEFVSESGESHAKNFVMAVTVDTQTFEGSGRNKKLAKARAAQAALSGLFNMQLDQTPSRQPIPREGLQLHLPQVLADAVSRLVVEKFSELTDNFTSPHARRKVLAGVVMTTGTDVKEAQVICVSTGTKCINGEYMSDRGLALNDCHAEIIARRSLIRYLYSELEHFLSNSKEEQDKSIFVRCENHGFRLKDNVQFHLYISTSPCGDARIFSPHEAGVEDQGDRHPNRKARGQLRTKIESGEGTIPVRSSNTIQTWDGVLQGERLLTMSCSDKIARWNVVGIQGSLLSYFTAPIYFSSIILGSLYHADHLSRAMYQRIADIEDLPQQFSLNRPLLSGISNAEARQPGKAPNFSVNWSVGDQALEVINATTGKDDLGRPSHLCKHALYSRWVRLHSKLSHTLRIKVAKPSTYHEAKQAAVEYHTAKQTLIKAFQKAGLGAWVKKPIEQDQFSLTS; encoded by the exons ATGGATGGAGATGAGGAAGGGACCATGA GTTCGAGCAGCACTGATGTTAAAGAAAACTGCAACCTCGACAACGTTTTCTCCAAGGAGGGTATGGGGGAGGGGGCACAGATCCCCAACGGGGGTGCAGGGGTCGGCAGGAAGCGACCCTTAGAGGAGGGCAATAACGGTCATTCGCATGCCAAATTTCGATCTAAGAAACGTAAGAAAACGCCCGGCCCGGTTCTGCCCAAGAACGCCCTGATGCAGCTGAACGAGATTAAACCGGGCCTCCAGTACAAACTGTTGTCCCAGACCGGCCCGGTCCACGCGCCCGTCTTTGTCATGACGGTGGAGGTCAACGGACAACTTTTCGAGGGCTCGGGTCCTACGAAGAAGAAAGCCAAGCTGAATGCAGCAGAGAAAGCACTGCGATCCTTTGTGCAGTTCCCTAATGCGTCAGAGGCTCACCTGGCCATGGGTCGCACACTCACTGTCAACACGGACTTTACCTCTGACCAGGCCGACTTCCCCGACATGCTCTTCAACGGATTTGAGACGCCAGCCCCGCCGGAGGACGCTTTTTACCTGGGCACCAACGGTAACGGTTCCTTCTGCTCGCTCGGGGAGTACCCGCTGCCCTCCACGCCCTGCGCCAACAGCCTCGCTCAAATGCCACTTCCCATGCCCCCTTCTCCGTTCATCTCCCCTGGCAACGGGAAGAACCCCGTGATGATCCTGAACGAGCTGCGGCCGGGGCTAAAGTACGAGTTTGTGTCGGAGAGCGGAGAGAGTCACGCCAAGAACTTTGTCATGGCCGTGACGGTGGACACGCAGACGTTTGAGGGATCGGGCCGGAACAAGAAGCTGGCCAAGGCCCGCGCCGCCCAAGCCGCGCTCTCTGGACTCTTCAACATGCAGCTGGACCAGACGCCATCTCGCCAACCAATCCCCAGAGAGGGCCTGCAGCTGCACCTACCTCAA GTTCTTGCAGATGCTGTATCACGTCTGGTTGTAGAAAAGTTCAGTGAACTGACAGACAACTTCACCTCACCGCACGCCAGACGGAAAGTCCTCGCAGGCGTCGTCATGACAACAG GCACAGATGTCAAAGAGGCCCAGGTCATCTGTGTGTCTACGGGAACAAAGTGTATTAACGGCGAGTACATGAGCGATAGGGGCCTAGCACTTAACGACTGTCACGCTGAGATCATCGCTCGACGATCACTTATAAGATACCTGTACAGTGAACTGGAGCACTTCCTCAG CAACAGTAAGGAAGAACAAGATAAGTCAATATTTGTGCGCTGTGAAAACCATGGCTTCAGGCTCAAAGACAATGTGCAGTTTCACCTGTACATCAGCACATCCCCCTGCGGCGACGCACGAATTTTTTCTCCGCACGAGGCTGGCGTGGAGG ATCAAGGTGACCGACATCCAAACAGGAAAGCGCGCGGGCAGCTGAGGACGAAGATCGAGTCGGGGGAGGGGACGATCCCAGTCCGCTCCAGTAACACCATTCAGACCTGGGATGGcgttcttcagggagagagactgctcACGATGTCCTGCAGTGACAAAATAGCCAG GTGGAATGTAGTGGGCATCCAGGGCTCTCTCCTGAGTTATTTCACAGCGCCCATCTATTTCTCCAGTATAATCCTGGGCAGTCTGTACCACGCTGACCACCTGTCCCGCGCCATGTACCAACGCATCGCAGACATCGAGGACCTGCCCCAACAGTTCTCCCTCAACAGACCTTTACTGAGCG GCATAAGTAATGCAGAGGCACGGCAGCCTGGGAAAGCTCCTAACTTCAGTGTGAACTGGTCAGTGGGTGATCAGGCCTTAGAGGTCATTAACGCCACGACGGGCAAAGACGACCTTGGCCGACCCTCTCACCTGTGTAAACACGCCCTGTACAGTCGCTGGGTACGCCTTCACTCTAAG ctctcGCACACACTAAGGATCAAAGTGGCCAAGCCCAGCACGTACCATGAGGCCAAGCAGGCAGCAGTGGAGtaccacacagccaaacaaactCTCATTAAAGCCTTCCAGAAAGCAGGCCTGGGCGCCTGGGTGAAAAAGCCCATAGAACAGGACCAGTTCTCCCTCACCTCCTGA
- the adarb1a gene encoding double-stranded RNA-specific editase 1a isoform X1 has translation MTEGRTGLRQPRGQQKLFSMDGDEEGTMSSSSTDVKENCNLDNVFSKEGMGEGAQIPNGGAGVGRKRPLEEGNNGHSHAKFRSKKRKKTPGPVLPKNALMQLNEIKPGLQYKLLSQTGPVHAPVFVMTVEVNGQLFEGSGPTKKKAKLNAAEKALRSFVQFPNASEAHLAMGRTLTVNTDFTSDQADFPDMLFNGFETPAPPEDAFYLGTNGNGSFCSLGEYPLPSTPCANSLAQMPLPMPPSPFISPGNGKNPVMILNELRPGLKYEFVSESGESHAKNFVMAVTVDTQTFEGSGRNKKLAKARAAQAALSGLFNMQLDQTPSRQPIPREGLQLHLPQVLADAVSRLVVEKFSELTDNFTSPHARRKVLAGVVMTTGTDVKEAQVICVSTGTKCINGEYMSDRGLALNDCHAEIIARRSLIRYLYSELEHFLSNSKEEQDKSIFVRCENHGFRLKDNVQFHLYISTSPCGDARIFSPHEAGVEDQGDRHPNRKARGQLRTKIESGEGTIPVRSSNTIQTWDGVLQGERLLTMSCSDKIARWNVVGIQGSLLSYFTAPIYFSSIILGSLYHADHLSRAMYQRIADIEDLPQQFSLNRPLLSGISNAEARQPGKAPNFSVNWSVGDQALEVINATTGKDDLGRPSHLCKHALYSRWVRLHSKLSHTLRIKVAKPSTYHEAKQAAVEYHTAKQTLIKAFQKAGLGAWVKKPIEQDQFSLTS, from the exons ATGACTGAAG GTCGGACTGGGCTGCGGCAGCCTCGGGGGCAGCAGAAGCTCTTTAGTATGGATGGAGATGAGGAAGGGACCATGA GTTCGAGCAGCACTGATGTTAAAGAAAACTGCAACCTCGACAACGTTTTCTCCAAGGAGGGTATGGGGGAGGGGGCACAGATCCCCAACGGGGGTGCAGGGGTCGGCAGGAAGCGACCCTTAGAGGAGGGCAATAACGGTCATTCGCATGCCAAATTTCGATCTAAGAAACGTAAGAAAACGCCCGGCCCGGTTCTGCCCAAGAACGCCCTGATGCAGCTGAACGAGATTAAACCGGGCCTCCAGTACAAACTGTTGTCCCAGACCGGCCCGGTCCACGCGCCCGTCTTTGTCATGACGGTGGAGGTCAACGGACAACTTTTCGAGGGCTCGGGTCCTACGAAGAAGAAAGCCAAGCTGAATGCAGCAGAGAAAGCACTGCGATCCTTTGTGCAGTTCCCTAATGCGTCAGAGGCTCACCTGGCCATGGGTCGCACACTCACTGTCAACACGGACTTTACCTCTGACCAGGCCGACTTCCCCGACATGCTCTTCAACGGATTTGAGACGCCAGCCCCGCCGGAGGACGCTTTTTACCTGGGCACCAACGGTAACGGTTCCTTCTGCTCGCTCGGGGAGTACCCGCTGCCCTCCACGCCCTGCGCCAACAGCCTCGCTCAAATGCCACTTCCCATGCCCCCTTCTCCGTTCATCTCCCCTGGCAACGGGAAGAACCCCGTGATGATCCTGAACGAGCTGCGGCCGGGGCTAAAGTACGAGTTTGTGTCGGAGAGCGGAGAGAGTCACGCCAAGAACTTTGTCATGGCCGTGACGGTGGACACGCAGACGTTTGAGGGATCGGGCCGGAACAAGAAGCTGGCCAAGGCCCGCGCCGCCCAAGCCGCGCTCTCTGGACTCTTCAACATGCAGCTGGACCAGACGCCATCTCGCCAACCAATCCCCAGAGAGGGCCTGCAGCTGCACCTACCTCAA GTTCTTGCAGATGCTGTATCACGTCTGGTTGTAGAAAAGTTCAGTGAACTGACAGACAACTTCACCTCACCGCACGCCAGACGGAAAGTCCTCGCAGGCGTCGTCATGACAACAG GCACAGATGTCAAAGAGGCCCAGGTCATCTGTGTGTCTACGGGAACAAAGTGTATTAACGGCGAGTACATGAGCGATAGGGGCCTAGCACTTAACGACTGTCACGCTGAGATCATCGCTCGACGATCACTTATAAGATACCTGTACAGTGAACTGGAGCACTTCCTCAG CAACAGTAAGGAAGAACAAGATAAGTCAATATTTGTGCGCTGTGAAAACCATGGCTTCAGGCTCAAAGACAATGTGCAGTTTCACCTGTACATCAGCACATCCCCCTGCGGCGACGCACGAATTTTTTCTCCGCACGAGGCTGGCGTGGAGG ATCAAGGTGACCGACATCCAAACAGGAAAGCGCGCGGGCAGCTGAGGACGAAGATCGAGTCGGGGGAGGGGACGATCCCAGTCCGCTCCAGTAACACCATTCAGACCTGGGATGGcgttcttcagggagagagactgctcACGATGTCCTGCAGTGACAAAATAGCCAG GTGGAATGTAGTGGGCATCCAGGGCTCTCTCCTGAGTTATTTCACAGCGCCCATCTATTTCTCCAGTATAATCCTGGGCAGTCTGTACCACGCTGACCACCTGTCCCGCGCCATGTACCAACGCATCGCAGACATCGAGGACCTGCCCCAACAGTTCTCCCTCAACAGACCTTTACTGAGCG GCATAAGTAATGCAGAGGCACGGCAGCCTGGGAAAGCTCCTAACTTCAGTGTGAACTGGTCAGTGGGTGATCAGGCCTTAGAGGTCATTAACGCCACGACGGGCAAAGACGACCTTGGCCGACCCTCTCACCTGTGTAAACACGCCCTGTACAGTCGCTGGGTACGCCTTCACTCTAAG ctctcGCACACACTAAGGATCAAAGTGGCCAAGCCCAGCACGTACCATGAGGCCAAGCAGGCAGCAGTGGAGtaccacacagccaaacaaactCTCATTAAAGCCTTCCAGAAAGCAGGCCTGGGCGCCTGGGTGAAAAAGCCCATAGAACAGGACCAGTTCTCCCTCACCTCCTGA